A region from the Arthrobacter gengyunqii genome encodes:
- a CDS encoding Sec-independent protein translocase TatB produces MIGINGYELLVLAILAVAVLGPERLPEYASQLARLVREVRRMASGAKEQLREEVGPEIDEVDWRKLDPRQYDPRRIIKEALIDDFEDAVKPVSARPAPAAPRGGTSAPGAERAAAPTGPPAVKPLMRLQNGERAPFDTEAT; encoded by the coding sequence GTGATCGGAATCAACGGCTATGAGCTGCTCGTCCTGGCAATCCTTGCCGTGGCGGTCCTGGGGCCTGAAAGGCTGCCGGAATATGCTTCCCAGCTCGCCCGCCTGGTCCGTGAAGTACGGCGGATGGCCAGCGGCGCCAAGGAACAGCTCCGGGAAGAGGTCGGCCCCGAGATCGACGAGGTGGACTGGCGCAAGCTGGATCCGCGGCAGTACGACCCGCGCCGGATCATCAAGGAAGCACTCATTGATGATTTTGAGGATGCCGTCAAGCCGGTCAGCGCACGGCCCGCGCCTGCAGCTCCCCGCGGAGGCACCAGCGCCCCCGGCGCCGAACGCGCAGCCGCACCCACCGGACCGCCCGCCGTCAAACCGCTGATGCGGCTGCAGAACGGCGAACGGGCTCCCTTCGACACCGAAGCCACGTAG